In one window of Pseudoalteromonas espejiana DSM 9414 DNA:
- a CDS encoding ion transporter translates to MARLFEGTGDYQKAGHRLDVALISLIMINVIAIVLESVPSINERYYTQFLLLEVISVAIFSLEYLARLWASVDKSKYAAIEGSNAKRRLHYFLSPLALIDLIAILPSLLMFLFPLDLRFLRVLRLLRVFKLTRYSRAMQLLLQAFKDEGSSLLAAFFIMSVVLILASCGIYLLEHDIQPDKFGSIPAAMWWAMATLTTVGYGDVVPITPVGKLFGGVITLVSMGMVAIPTGLLASSFSEQIRKRRQFFEDAVHEQLHDGNLDDSQRMHLEELRYKLGLSKLEANKAIKTQLNQRNSHLFCRHCGKRQ, encoded by the coding sequence ATGGCACGCCTTTTTGAAGGTACCGGCGATTACCAAAAAGCCGGGCATAGGCTCGATGTAGCGCTTATTAGTTTAATCATGATCAATGTGATTGCCATTGTATTAGAGTCAGTACCAAGTATTAATGAGCGCTACTATACGCAGTTTTTACTATTAGAAGTGATCTCGGTGGCTATTTTTAGCCTTGAATACCTTGCAAGACTTTGGGCCAGTGTAGATAAAAGTAAGTACGCCGCCATTGAAGGTTCAAATGCTAAACGCCGCTTACACTATTTTTTATCGCCGCTGGCCCTTATTGACCTAATTGCCATATTACCAAGCTTGCTGATGTTTTTATTTCCGCTGGATCTACGTTTTTTACGGGTATTAAGGCTGTTAAGGGTATTTAAGCTAACTCGTTACTCTCGTGCAATGCAGTTGTTATTACAAGCATTTAAAGATGAGGGCAGCTCATTACTAGCAGCTTTTTTTATTATGTCGGTGGTGCTTATACTCGCCTCGTGTGGCATTTATTTATTAGAGCACGACATACAACCTGATAAATTTGGCTCTATCCCTGCGGCTATGTGGTGGGCTATGGCTACGCTTACCACGGTAGGTTATGGTGATGTTGTGCCCATTACCCCTGTAGGTAAGCTATTTGGTGGGGTGATCACCTTAGTGAGCATGGGAATGGTGGCAATCCCTACGGGTTTACTCGCATCGAGTTTTTCAGAGCAAATTCGTAAACGTCGTCAGTTTTTTGAAGACGCCGTACATGAACAGCTCCATGACGGCAACTTAGATGACTCACAGCGTATGCACTTAGAAGAACTTCGCTATAAACTGGGTTTAAGTAAACTTGAGGCAAATAAAGCTATAAAAACTCAGCTTAACCAACGTAATAGCCACTTATTTTGTCGCCACTGCGGAAAACGCCAATAA
- a CDS encoding bifunctional acetate--CoA ligase family protein/GNAT family N-acetyltransferase: MSLKRISQFFKPTSVAVIGASNVSTRAGFVVMRNLLRGGFNGPIMPVTPSHTAVHGVLAYPSIAELPKVPDLAVICTNKNTLLSIIEQLGKLGCKSAIVIADGLSNELKAALKESAQAHNVTLLGPNCLGLLIPHIGLNASFSHTVAAPGKLAFISQSAAVCSTILDWAKNKEIGFSYFVSVGDCLDIDFDELLDFLGRDAKTKAILLYIDNIEDIRGFISAARAAAFSKPVIAIKTGKTGAGALAAEVHSGGKQSSDAVYDALFQRAGMLRVSDLRELFAATQTLAIHPKLLKVEQLTILTNGGGPGVMAVDELILNSGKLAELSEETRSALNEVIPQSDTTSNPVDIFGDSAPARYKQALEILLRAKEVKNLLIIHTPSALAPSEDYADMIVQTLQKIPNMARPYVMTNFMGEDAAYAARRVCSNHNIPTYRTPEGAVGAFMHLVSYRRNQKHLTQTPESNTDDAKINKHAAKTLINEFLNDEQSYLPTHQASQILSHYGVECIKTEVAYTPTEAKEQAIELGFPVALKLISPSIASKSEVGGVVLNLNDANEVEQTAFAMLIRIKNTYPDAVIEGFSLQKMAPRAGANELRIAIKTEPNFGPVILLGEAGNGLEYAQAAVALPPLNMNLAKYLIAAAHDKGVLKERVLPEKVDKYRLCALLTRISQLVVDQPDISSMELNPILASNGQFLVLDATVTLNRYQAQSDRKRLCIRPYPIDLVEQVTLKNNTQATLRPIRPEDEQAHQEFDQSLNKEDRYKRFFGELPQFNHDQLAKMTQIDYDREMAFIVCQRFEGKSRTLGVARVIMDPDNLHAEFATVVRSDYQGLGLGTILMSAAINHCKRQGVEVVEGITLPENTGMIELARKLGFTISRDFEEGSINMVLNLK, encoded by the coding sequence ATGAGCTTAAAGCGCATTAGCCAATTTTTTAAACCTACCTCGGTGGCTGTTATTGGTGCCTCAAACGTGTCAACTCGTGCAGGCTTTGTAGTAATGCGCAATTTGTTACGGGGTGGCTTTAACGGGCCAATAATGCCAGTTACGCCAAGCCATACAGCGGTACATGGTGTACTTGCCTACCCAAGCATAGCTGAATTGCCTAAAGTACCTGATCTTGCTGTTATTTGTACCAACAAAAACACTCTACTAAGTATCATTGAACAGTTAGGTAAGCTTGGTTGTAAAAGCGCCATAGTCATTGCCGATGGCCTTTCAAATGAGCTAAAAGCAGCATTAAAAGAATCAGCCCAAGCACACAACGTTACGCTGCTTGGACCAAACTGTTTAGGCTTACTTATCCCCCATATTGGCTTAAACGCAAGTTTTTCACACACTGTTGCTGCGCCAGGTAAACTTGCTTTTATATCGCAATCAGCGGCGGTTTGTTCCACCATTTTAGATTGGGCTAAAAACAAAGAAATTGGCTTTTCGTACTTTGTTTCGGTAGGTGATTGCCTTGATATAGACTTTGATGAATTACTGGATTTTTTAGGGCGCGATGCTAAAACCAAGGCCATATTATTATATATAGATAATATTGAAGATATTCGCGGGTTTATATCCGCAGCGCGTGCTGCCGCGTTTAGTAAACCCGTTATTGCTATTAAAACAGGCAAAACCGGCGCTGGGGCACTTGCCGCCGAAGTTCATTCCGGTGGCAAGCAAAGCTCAGATGCCGTGTATGATGCGCTATTTCAGCGTGCTGGTATGCTTAGAGTGAGTGATTTACGCGAGCTTTTTGCTGCCACGCAAACACTCGCCATCCACCCTAAGTTATTAAAAGTAGAACAACTAACCATTTTAACCAATGGCGGCGGGCCGGGTGTAATGGCGGTTGATGAGCTAATTTTAAATTCGGGCAAGCTTGCCGAACTAAGCGAAGAAACCCGCAGTGCACTTAATGAGGTCATTCCGCAATCAGATACCACATCAAACCCGGTGGATATATTTGGCGATTCAGCACCTGCGCGTTACAAGCAAGCACTCGAGATTTTATTACGCGCCAAAGAAGTTAAAAACTTACTTATTATTCATACCCCTTCGGCTTTGGCTCCTAGTGAAGATTACGCCGATATGATAGTGCAAACTTTACAAAAAATACCAAATATGGCGCGCCCTTATGTAATGACCAACTTTATGGGCGAAGATGCAGCCTACGCAGCAAGGCGAGTGTGTTCTAATCATAATATTCCGACCTACCGTACTCCCGAGGGCGCAGTAGGCGCATTTATGCACTTAGTAAGCTATCGTCGTAACCAAAAGCATTTAACACAAACACCCGAATCAAATACCGACGACGCCAAAATAAATAAGCACGCAGCTAAAACGCTTATTAATGAATTTTTAAATGATGAGCAAAGCTACTTACCAACCCATCAAGCAAGCCAAATACTGAGCCATTACGGTGTTGAGTGCATTAAAACAGAAGTCGCCTACACGCCAACAGAAGCCAAAGAGCAAGCTATAGAGCTTGGCTTTCCTGTTGCGTTAAAACTGATTAGCCCAAGTATTGCTTCAAAATCAGAAGTCGGTGGTGTGGTGCTTAACCTTAACGATGCGAACGAGGTTGAGCAAACTGCCTTTGCAATGCTAATCCGTATTAAAAATACTTACCCAGATGCGGTGATTGAAGGATTTTCGCTGCAAAAAATGGCACCGCGCGCAGGGGCTAATGAACTTAGAATAGCCATTAAAACAGAGCCAAACTTTGGTCCTGTTATATTACTAGGCGAAGCTGGTAATGGCCTTGAATATGCTCAAGCTGCAGTTGCCTTACCACCACTTAATATGAACTTAGCTAAATACCTTATTGCAGCGGCTCACGATAAAGGGGTGTTAAAAGAACGCGTTTTACCTGAAAAAGTCGATAAATACCGTTTATGCGCGCTGCTCACTCGGATTTCTCAGTTAGTGGTAGACCAACCCGATATAAGCTCAATGGAATTAAACCCAATACTTGCCAGCAATGGGCAGTTTTTGGTTCTTGATGCCACCGTTACCTTAAACCGGTATCAAGCACAAAGTGACCGAAAGCGTTTGTGTATTCGCCCCTACCCAATCGACCTTGTTGAACAAGTTACCCTTAAAAATAATACTCAAGCCACACTCAGACCCATTAGGCCTGAGGATGAGCAAGCACACCAAGAGTTTGATCAATCTCTAAATAAAGAAGATCGCTACAAGCGCTTTTTTGGTGAGTTACCTCAGTTTAATCATGATCAACTCGCTAAAATGACACAAATAGATTATGACCGTGAAATGGCATTTATTGTATGTCAGCGCTTTGAGGGCAAAAGCCGCACGTTAGGCGTGGCACGCGTAATTATGGACCCCGATAACTTACACGCCGAATTTGCTACCGTTGTGCGCTCTGACTATCAAGGTTTAGGACTTGGCACCATACTAATGAGCGCAGCCATAAACCATTGTAAACGCCAAGGTGTTGAAGTAGTTGAAGGTATAACCCTTCCTGAGAACACCGGCATGATTGAACTGGCGCGTAAACTAGGTTTTACCATTAGCCGCGACTTTGAAGAAGGCAGCATAAATATGGTGTTAAATTTAAAATAA
- a CDS encoding SIMPL domain-containing protein, with protein MNKTPGIYTVIAAICLSIGLILLGFIIKSAAVDVKGMERSVQVKGLAEREVSADTVIWPLQYSDADNNLEKLISRVEQKNAAVIAFLKLHGFDDEEISAGSQSVIDKQAREYANENQKFRYLVRANIIVYSNAPDKVQNALSKVSQLAKQGIAIVQDSYETKVDYIFTGLNDIKPAMVQEATEKAREVATKFAKDSNSTLGKIKTARQGQFSITNRDSNTPHIKKVRVVTSVEYYLSD; from the coding sequence GTGAATAAAACACCGGGTATTTATACTGTTATTGCTGCTATATGTTTAAGTATAGGCCTAATTTTATTAGGGTTTATTATAAAAAGTGCCGCTGTTGATGTAAAAGGGATGGAGCGCAGCGTGCAAGTAAAAGGCTTAGCTGAGCGTGAGGTTAGTGCCGATACGGTAATTTGGCCACTACAATACAGCGATGCCGACAATAACCTCGAAAAACTAATAAGCAGGGTAGAGCAAAAAAATGCTGCGGTTATTGCTTTTTTAAAGTTACATGGTTTTGATGATGAGGAAATAAGCGCTGGTAGCCAATCTGTTATTGATAAGCAAGCCCGTGAATACGCTAACGAAAATCAAAAGTTTAGATACTTAGTGCGCGCTAACATTATTGTGTATTCAAATGCGCCCGATAAAGTTCAAAATGCATTAAGCAAAGTAAGCCAACTTGCTAAACAAGGTATTGCAATAGTTCAAGATAGCTACGAAACCAAAGTTGATTATATTTTTACAGGCTTAAACGATATAAAACCTGCCATGGTGCAAGAGGCCACAGAAAAAGCGCGTGAGGTTGCAACTAAATTTGCAAAAGATTCCAACTCAACACTTGGTAAAATTAAAACGGCGCGCCAAGGTCAATTTAGTATAACTAACCGTGATTCAAACACGCCACATATCAAAAAGGTGAGGGTAGTCACCAGCGTAGAATATTACTTAAGTGACTAA